A single genomic interval of Shewanella psychropiezotolerans harbors:
- a CDS encoding DUF294 nucleotidyltransferase-like domain-containing protein, with amino-acid sequence MDASELQPISQFIKAQAPFDTLTAAALERCCKSLTVGYYSKASAIVPLDETHPQLYIVRSGAFEVRDDDGELVDRLGEGDYFGFLSLLSGEKVSNRVQILEDGLVYHLDPDTFNYLRGENRHFDRFFNRAFAKRLRHQGRFKAKELATTSRVNTLMSKHPLVIDSNSTVGEAAQKMRLARVSSVLVIDNHQLVGILTDRDLRNRVLAEGLDGHLPVHQAMTTRPKTLTSSSLVFEAMLLMSEHSIHHLPIVDEGKPIGIITSTDILRGQSSQPLLLIGEIERQDTVESLISVSKQIPLLLQNLISADARAEEIGRVLTSVTDALTRRLIVLNQQLLGEAPMAFCWLAFGSQGRQDQAACSDQDNGLLLAHEPDEAAAAYFEALSKSVCAGLDLCGYVYCPGEIMAQNPQWRLTLKQWQHKFETWVNTPEPKALMHASIFFDMRPVYGPSSLFNDLQDTVLANTKGNDIFLAGMAGNALTESPPLGFFKKFVLERDGREVKGIDLKHKGNALINDIARVYALSAGIKEVNTAKRIRELMELNIINRKDALNLADAHEFIAHMRLSNQGYQDKHSQEITNYLKPQHLSSLVRHQLKDAFKVVHDAQSGIKIKFTRSF; translated from the coding sequence ATGGATGCAAGTGAGCTACAGCCAATATCTCAATTTATTAAGGCCCAAGCGCCGTTTGATACCTTAACTGCAGCCGCCCTCGAGCGTTGTTGTAAAAGTTTAACCGTCGGCTATTACAGCAAGGCATCGGCGATAGTGCCTCTGGATGAAACCCATCCTCAGCTTTATATCGTGCGCAGCGGTGCATTTGAGGTGCGAGATGATGATGGCGAGTTAGTCGACAGACTCGGTGAGGGGGATTATTTTGGTTTTCTCTCGCTGCTGTCCGGTGAAAAGGTCAGTAATCGGGTACAGATATTAGAAGATGGTCTGGTTTATCACTTAGATCCCGATACGTTCAATTACCTTCGCGGTGAAAATCGCCACTTCGATCGTTTCTTCAATCGCGCTTTCGCGAAACGGCTTCGCCATCAAGGCCGATTTAAGGCAAAAGAATTGGCTACCACGAGTCGGGTAAACACCTTGATGTCGAAACATCCTTTGGTGATCGACAGCAATTCTACGGTTGGTGAAGCAGCGCAAAAGATGCGTTTGGCGCGGGTCTCCTCGGTGCTGGTTATCGACAATCATCAGCTGGTGGGGATCTTGACCGACAGAGACTTGAGAAATCGCGTGCTGGCTGAAGGGTTAGACGGGCATCTGCCCGTGCATCAGGCGATGACGACCCGGCCGAAGACATTGACATCAAGCTCCCTGGTATTTGAAGCCATGCTGCTTATGAGTGAGCACAGTATTCATCACCTGCCCATCGTAGATGAGGGAAAGCCCATTGGTATCATCACCAGCACAGATATATTACGTGGCCAAAGCTCCCAACCTTTATTGCTTATCGGTGAAATAGAGAGACAAGACACAGTTGAAAGTCTTATTAGCGTGAGTAAGCAGATTCCCTTGTTGCTGCAAAACTTGATCAGTGCCGATGCCAGAGCCGAAGAGATTGGCCGGGTGCTGACGTCGGTGACTGATGCACTGACCAGGCGCCTTATCGTGCTGAATCAGCAGTTACTGGGCGAAGCTCCCATGGCTTTTTGTTGGCTGGCATTCGGTTCTCAGGGGCGACAAGATCAGGCTGCGTGTTCCGATCAGGACAATGGTCTGTTACTCGCCCATGAACCCGATGAAGCGGCGGCGGCTTATTTTGAGGCCTTGTCGAAATCGGTCTGCGCCGGACTGGATCTGTGTGGTTATGTTTATTGCCCCGGGGAGATCATGGCGCAAAACCCCCAGTGGCGCCTCACTTTGAAGCAGTGGCAGCATAAATTTGAAACTTGGGTCAATACCCCTGAGCCTAAGGCACTGATGCACGCCAGCATTTTCTTCGATATGCGTCCTGTCTACGGCCCAAGCTCGTTATTTAATGACCTGCAAGATACCGTGCTGGCAAATACCAAGGGCAATGATATCTTCCTTGCCGGTATGGCAGGAAATGCCCTGACCGAGTCGCCGCCCCTGGGCTTTTTCAAGAAGTTTGTTTTAGAGCGTGATGGCCGTGAGGTCAAGGGTATAGATCTGAAACATAAGGGCAACGCGCTTATCAATGACATTGCCCGGGTCTATGCCTTGTCGGCCGGGATCAAGGAGGTAAATACGGCAAAAAGGATCCGAGAATTGATGGAGCTCAATATCATCAATCGCAAAGATGCCCTCAATCTGGCCGATGCCCATGAGTTTATCGCCCACATGCGCTTATCCAATCAAGGCTATCAAGATAAGCACTCACAGGAGATCACTAACTATCTCAAGCCCCAGCATCTGTCTTCTCTGGTGCGCCATCAACTCAAGGATGCTTTTAAGGTGGTTCATGATGCTCAGTCCGGCATTAAAATTAAATTTACCCGGAGTTTTTAA
- a CDS encoding exonuclease domain-containing protein, whose product MISLLLKSQLCWRAFRCRSEVMRQYHRELMAVISQDVSQSKLIALDLEMTGLDPNHDQILSIGLIPIENNLLLLDKAEQKLIKVDGGVGQSAAIHGILDKHLQDAIDIEEAISWFLEKTLGKVLVAHHAPLDINFLQNAMSKTIGESVKLCAIDTLTVERRRLLRKHDVLKEGSLRLGACRTRYGLPVYAAHNALVDALACGELLLAQVAAIGQGEPLTVAELLAIK is encoded by the coding sequence GTGATCTCTCTGCTGCTCAAATCTCAGTTGTGTTGGCGTGCCTTTCGCTGTCGCTCGGAAGTGATGAGGCAGTATCATCGCGAATTAATGGCCGTGATAAGCCAAGATGTCAGCCAATCTAAGTTAATAGCCCTAGATCTGGAAATGACAGGTCTAGACCCTAATCATGATCAAATTCTCAGTATTGGCTTAATTCCCATTGAAAATAACTTGCTGCTACTCGATAAGGCGGAGCAGAAGCTCATCAAAGTCGACGGCGGCGTGGGTCAGAGCGCGGCGATCCACGGCATCTTAGATAAACATTTGCAAGATGCGATAGACATAGAGGAAGCCATATCCTGGTTTCTTGAAAAGACACTCGGTAAGGTGCTGGTGGCTCATCATGCACCTTTAGATATCAATTTCCTGCAAAACGCCATGAGTAAAACAATCGGAGAGTCAGTTAAGCTTTGCGCGATAGATACCCTGACCGTTGAGCGCAGACGTTTACTGAGAAAGCATGATGTATTAAAAGAGGGGTCCCTGAGGCTAGGTGCGTGTCGTACTCGGTATGGTTTACCTGTGTACGCCGCTCATAATGCCTTGGTCGATGCCTTAGCATGTGGTGAGTTATTGCTTGCTCAGGTTGCAGCTATTGGCCAAGGAGAGCCATTAACGGTTGCCGAGTTACTTGCAATTAAATAA
- a CDS encoding Re/Si-specific NAD(P)(+) transhydrogenase subunit alpha, whose protein sequence is MKIGIPREILAQESRVAATPATVIQLKKLGFSVVVQSGAGELANFKDEAYREAGAEIVSLEDAFQADLILKVNAPAINSDTGVDEADLLKSGATVASFVWPAQNPELLEKFKAKGINLLAMDMVPRISRAQSLDARSSLANVDGYRAVVEAANHFGRFFTGQITAAGKVPPAKVLIIGAGVAGLSALGAAGSMGAIVRAFDTRPEVKEQINSMGAEFLELDFEEESGSGDGYAKVMSKAFIDAEMELFRQQAKDVDIIITTALIPGKPAPKLILEDMVYLMKPGSVIVDLAAANGGNCELTVPGEVTVVNNVTIIGYTELSRRLPTQASQLYGTNLVNLLKIMVPEKDGNYEINFDDEVIRGLTAVKEGEITFPPPVIQVSVQPKAKEEAVVEVVEAKPKNPWVKPALAVVAAGLFGLIANSAPLDFIQHFSVFVLSCVVGYYVVWNVSHSLHTPLMSVTNAISGIIVVGALVQMNSDNTAVLVLSGIAILIASINIAGGFTVTQRMLKMFRKD, encoded by the coding sequence ATGAAAATCGGAATACCAAGGGAGATCCTCGCGCAGGAGAGCCGGGTAGCCGCGACTCCAGCCACTGTGATACAGCTTAAGAAATTAGGCTTCAGTGTTGTAGTACAAAGCGGTGCCGGAGAACTAGCTAACTTCAAAGATGAAGCGTATCGAGAAGCTGGCGCCGAGATTGTTAGCCTTGAAGATGCATTTCAAGCCGATCTCATACTGAAAGTTAATGCACCGGCTATCAATAGTGATACGGGCGTTGACGAGGCCGATCTATTAAAATCCGGTGCGACAGTAGCAAGTTTTGTATGGCCGGCTCAGAATCCTGAGCTGCTAGAAAAATTCAAGGCTAAAGGCATTAACCTACTCGCTATGGATATGGTGCCACGTATTTCACGTGCGCAATCCCTCGATGCCCGTAGCTCTTTAGCCAACGTCGATGGTTACCGCGCCGTTGTCGAAGCTGCGAACCATTTTGGACGTTTCTTCACCGGACAAATCACAGCGGCGGGTAAAGTGCCGCCGGCAAAAGTCTTAATTATCGGTGCTGGTGTTGCCGGACTTTCAGCCTTAGGCGCCGCGGGAAGTATGGGCGCCATAGTGCGAGCCTTCGATACTCGTCCCGAGGTGAAAGAGCAGATTAATTCCATGGGCGCCGAGTTCCTGGAACTGGATTTCGAAGAGGAGTCTGGATCCGGTGACGGTTATGCCAAGGTCATGAGTAAGGCATTTATCGATGCCGAGATGGAGCTCTTCCGTCAGCAGGCCAAAGATGTCGATATTATTATCACCACGGCACTCATTCCCGGTAAGCCGGCTCCCAAGCTTATTCTTGAGGACATGGTCTACCTGATGAAGCCCGGCAGTGTGATTGTCGATCTCGCAGCGGCCAATGGCGGCAACTGTGAATTGACGGTACCGGGTGAAGTAACAGTGGTGAACAATGTGACCATTATCGGTTACACCGAGCTCTCCCGTCGTTTACCGACTCAAGCCAGTCAGCTATACGGTACTAACTTAGTTAACTTACTTAAAATTATGGTGCCTGAGAAAGATGGTAACTATGAGATTAATTTTGACGATGAAGTGATCCGTGGTTTGACTGCCGTGAAGGAAGGGGAAATCACCTTTCCGCCACCTGTGATCCAAGTCAGCGTTCAACCCAAAGCTAAGGAAGAAGCCGTAGTAGAAGTGGTTGAAGCTAAGCCTAAAAACCCATGGGTTAAGCCAGCTCTTGCCGTTGTCGCTGCGGGTCTGTTTGGCCTGATTGCCAACTCGGCACCGCTTGATTTCATTCAGCACTTCAGTGTATTTGTGCTCTCCTGCGTCGTGGGTTATTACGTGGTGTGGAACGTGAGCCATTCGCTGCATACGCCTCTGATGAGTGTGACCAACGCCATTAGTGGCATCATAGTCGTAGGTGCTCTGGTGCAGATGAACAGTGACAATACCGCTGTTTTAGTATTGTCGGGGATTGCGATATTGATCGCCTCAATCAACATTGCCGGTGGTTTCACCGTCACTCAGCGCATGCTGAAAATGTTCCGTAAAGACTAA
- the pntB gene encoding Re/Si-specific NAD(P)(+) transhydrogenase subunit beta, with amino-acid sequence MSIGLLSAAYLIAAVLFIFSLAGLSKQETAQRGNFLGMIGMAIAIVATLASTQIDGNSWIITGAMAIGAVIGIRLALKVEMTEMPELVAILHSFVGLAAVLVGFSSTIDHGALMDAITGQIDPVAKIIHDVEVFLGIFIGGVTFTGSIVAFAKLRGLVKSTPKALPGAHWLNLAMLVASVALGIYYMQTDAIAALVIMTAISFVFGYNLVSAIGGADMPVVVSMLNSYSGWAAASAGFMLGNDLLIITGALVGSSGAILSYIMCKAMNRSFISVILGGFGAEGGTVVIGDGEQGEHRETQAEDVAEMLKNARTVIIAPGYGMAVAQAQYPVAEITKKLRDLGVKVRFAIHPVAGRLPGHMNVLLAEAKLPYDIVMEMDEINDDFANTDVVLVIGANDTVNPAAKEPGSPIAGMPVLEVWNADNVVVFKRSMATGYAGVQNPLFFKENTEMLFGDAKDTVSKILASI; translated from the coding sequence ATGTCTATAGGATTATTAAGTGCTGCCTATCTTATTGCAGCAGTCTTGTTTATCTTTAGCCTCGCAGGCTTAAGTAAACAAGAAACCGCACAACGCGGTAACTTCTTGGGTATGATCGGCATGGCCATCGCCATAGTGGCGACCCTAGCCAGTACTCAAATTGACGGTAATAGCTGGATCATTACCGGCGCCATGGCTATCGGTGCCGTGATTGGTATCCGTTTAGCGTTAAAAGTCGAGATGACCGAGATGCCAGAACTTGTGGCTATCTTACACAGTTTCGTGGGTCTGGCGGCAGTGTTAGTGGGTTTCTCGAGCACCATAGATCACGGCGCTTTGATGGATGCTATCACGGGGCAAATTGATCCAGTGGCTAAGATTATCCACGATGTGGAGGTCTTCCTGGGGATCTTTATCGGTGGTGTCACCTTTACCGGCTCAATCGTCGCCTTTGCCAAACTTCGTGGCTTGGTGAAGAGTACCCCTAAAGCTCTTCCTGGTGCTCATTGGCTTAACCTTGCCATGTTAGTTGCCTCTGTTGCTCTTGGTATTTATTACATGCAAACCGATGCCATAGCTGCTTTGGTTATCATGACGGCTATCTCGTTTGTATTTGGTTATAACTTGGTATCGGCCATTGGTGGCGCGGATATGCCAGTGGTTGTCTCCATGCTTAACTCATATTCGGGTTGGGCCGCGGCTTCAGCTGGTTTCATGTTAGGTAACGATCTCTTGATCATAACCGGTGCCCTAGTGGGTAGTTCGGGCGCCATCCTGTCCTACATCATGTGTAAGGCGATGAACCGCTCATTCATCTCGGTGATTTTAGGTGGTTTCGGTGCCGAAGGTGGTACTGTGGTTATTGGCGATGGTGAGCAAGGTGAGCATCGTGAAACTCAGGCTGAAGATGTGGCTGAGATGCTCAAGAATGCGCGCACAGTCATCATAGCCCCAGGTTATGGCATGGCGGTGGCACAGGCTCAATATCCAGTGGCTGAAATAACCAAGAAACTGCGTGATCTAGGTGTGAAAGTTCGTTTTGCCATCCATCCTGTCGCGGGTCGTCTTCCTGGTCACATGAATGTCTTGTTGGCCGAAGCAAAACTGCCCTATGACATAGTGATGGAGATGGACGAGATCAATGATGACTTCGCCAATACGGATGTGGTGCTGGTTATTGGTGCTAACGATACTGTAAATCCTGCCGCGAAAGAACCTGGCAGTCCGATTGCCGGTATGCCAGTACTCGAAGTGTGGAACGCCGATAACGTGGTGGTTTTCAAGCGCTCTATGGCGACCGGCTATGCCGGGGTCCAGAACCCGCTATTCTTCAAAGAGAACACTGAGATGCTGTTTGGCGATGCTAAGGATACAGTGTCTAAGATTTTAGCCAGCATCTAA
- a CDS encoding xanthine dehydrogenase family protein molybdopterin-binding subunit yields MSRFDLSRRSFIKQCVVGGVAVYSAPMLFNAGKANAAMISDELMEQWKGTGKPKFRLDGVAKVTGQKIYGRDYRAMDMDGWPDIQHYGFILRANKADHRFEGIDLSAIPESAKPSLIITSATLKDAGIKLPGFFGDKMLLAKGQTPDYLGHAVALLIFNNFASFKAAKTRLQFSDSAVIYGEKTPLTSESKDPLASWRIVRSEGQNGANGVDNYSTLSDGLFFPNYVDHQAVWPTDGDKSGSTDQRAIYYANAMAKQMDEEDWFIFEQDYQTQSIEPMMMEPEAFNGWFDRASGTLHTVLTIQSPHDFYLQAGEMIEHSQYKGQITKLVVHSPFIGGGFGAKDHSIFPYYGLMASLLTDKPVHIANDRFEQFQSGLKRHPFKMHHKLAIDKKTLKFKTLISDMVIDGGGRLNFTGSVTMVGASALQGVYYLPQNDITAVAHPSQNPDCGSMRGYGTLQSMSSMEMMVNESAEKLNVDPFKLRLANLMQPGYRNTQGAIPNGALRYQEMLELAQKHDIWVNREQKKQQFEAKNPGKKYGVGFGIVTKDYGTGANAPSTQVSITKEGKIIIRLASMEMGTGTDTSQGTLVQQYLGNMADEVFLGEVTLWDVMKLKETDSPYFISQDKQDEMQKDPRWTPSIAMASSASQSSYFQSHTTSIAAKIVFEQGLWPAAIEIWRTQFFNNDHAAPDFTDVNNAHWVDGKLTAAGYPPLSIDILAHKAHTMGLVTGVMVHAFNRWSWAESEFVIEGKSNKLSIDALALQYGSGASESKQALMAKSGYHLLDRTQVSYPATAMNHAMVTYYAPCATLCEIAVQEGSGEVEVLATHTWLECGRVIVEKLVEGQIEGGLVMGLGHVLHEYLPLGEEGAGNGTWNLNRYQVPLAKHVGVWNLTHTILPPLSESDPTKGMAEVVMIPIVPAIVEAVYQAIGTRFYHLPISKKEIKKALS; encoded by the coding sequence ATGTCTAGATTCGATCTTTCGCGTCGCTCGTTTATCAAACAATGTGTGGTGGGCGGAGTCGCCGTCTACAGCGCGCCTATGCTGTTTAACGCAGGCAAGGCGAACGCGGCAATGATTTCTGATGAGTTGATGGAGCAGTGGAAAGGGACGGGTAAGCCTAAGTTTCGCCTAGATGGTGTCGCCAAAGTCACCGGGCAGAAGATTTATGGTCGCGATTATCGCGCCATGGACATGGATGGCTGGCCAGATATTCAGCACTATGGCTTTATTTTACGTGCTAATAAAGCGGATCACCGCTTTGAAGGCATAGATCTTTCCGCTATTCCGGAAAGTGCCAAGCCAAGCCTGATCATTACCTCTGCAACGCTTAAAGATGCGGGCATTAAATTGCCGGGCTTTTTCGGCGATAAGATGCTGCTAGCTAAAGGTCAAACGCCTGATTACTTAGGTCACGCCGTTGCCCTGCTGATATTCAATAACTTTGCTTCTTTTAAAGCCGCTAAGACCAGATTGCAGTTTAGCGATAGCGCCGTTATTTATGGTGAGAAAACGCCATTAACCAGTGAGAGCAAAGATCCCTTAGCCAGTTGGCGTATCGTTCGCTCTGAAGGGCAAAATGGTGCCAATGGCGTGGATAATTACAGCACCTTGAGTGATGGTCTGTTTTTCCCTAATTATGTCGATCATCAGGCGGTCTGGCCTACAGATGGTGATAAATCCGGTTCAACGGATCAGCGCGCTATCTATTATGCTAATGCAATGGCGAAACAGATGGACGAAGAAGACTGGTTTATCTTCGAGCAAGATTATCAGACTCAGTCTATCGAGCCCATGATGATGGAGCCTGAGGCGTTCAATGGCTGGTTCGATCGTGCCAGTGGCACTCTACACACAGTGCTCACTATTCAATCTCCCCATGATTTTTATCTGCAAGCCGGTGAGATGATTGAACACAGCCAATATAAAGGTCAGATCACTAAGCTAGTGGTGCATTCTCCCTTTATTGGCGGCGGCTTCGGTGCAAAAGATCATTCCATATTTCCTTATTATGGCCTGATGGCATCTCTGCTCACTGACAAACCTGTGCATATCGCCAACGATAGATTTGAGCAATTCCAATCGGGGCTGAAACGCCATCCGTTTAAGATGCACCATAAGCTGGCCATCGATAAGAAAACCCTTAAATTTAAGACATTAATCTCGGACATGGTGATTGATGGTGGTGGACGCTTAAACTTTACCGGCTCTGTGACTATGGTGGGTGCCAGTGCACTGCAAGGTGTGTATTATCTGCCGCAAAATGACATCACCGCCGTGGCGCATCCATCGCAAAATCCGGACTGTGGTTCGATGCGAGGTTATGGCACCTTACAGTCTATGTCATCTATGGAGATGATGGTCAACGAGTCGGCAGAGAAACTCAATGTTGACCCCTTCAAGCTCAGGCTCGCCAATCTCATGCAGCCAGGCTATCGTAACACCCAGGGTGCTATTCCCAATGGGGCGCTGCGTTATCAGGAGATGTTGGAGCTGGCGCAAAAGCACGATATCTGGGTTAACCGCGAACAGAAAAAACAGCAGTTTGAAGCGAAAAATCCAGGCAAAAAATACGGTGTAGGCTTTGGCATAGTCACCAAAGATTATGGCACCGGGGCTAATGCACCTTCGACCCAAGTTTCTATCACTAAAGAAGGCAAGATTATTATCCGTCTCGCTTCGATGGAGATGGGAACCGGCACAGACACCTCCCAAGGCACGCTCGTTCAGCAGTATTTGGGTAATATGGCCGATGAGGTATTCCTCGGTGAAGTGACGCTTTGGGATGTGATGAAGCTCAAAGAGACCGACTCTCCCTATTTTATCTCGCAAGATAAGCAAGATGAGATGCAGAAAGATCCTCGCTGGACGCCGTCTATCGCGATGGCCTCTTCGGCGTCTCAATCTTCATATTTTCAGAGTCACACCACAAGTATTGCCGCCAAAATTGTTTTCGAACAAGGCTTATGGCCCGCGGCAATTGAGATCTGGCGAACCCAATTTTTCAATAATGACCACGCGGCTCCTGACTTTACCGATGTTAACAATGCCCATTGGGTTGACGGTAAGTTAACGGCGGCAGGTTACCCACCACTGTCTATCGATATTCTTGCTCATAAAGCCCACACCATGGGACTCGTGACCGGGGTGATGGTTCACGCATTTAACCGTTGGTCTTGGGCCGAGAGTGAATTTGTCATCGAAGGCAAGAGTAACAAGTTATCCATCGATGCCTTAGCCCTTCAATACGGCAGTGGTGCCAGTGAAAGTAAGCAAGCCTTGATGGCCAAGAGCGGCTATCACTTACTCGATAGAACCCAAGTGAGCTACCCAGCGACGGCTATGAATCATGCCATGGTGACTTACTATGCACCGTGCGCCACCCTATGTGAAATAGCCGTGCAAGAAGGCAGCGGTGAGGTCGAAGTATTGGCCACCCATACTTGGCTGGAATGTGGTCGGGTAATTGTCGAGAAATTAGTCGAAGGCCAGATAGAAGGCGGCCTGGTGATGGGGCTGGGCCATGTGCTGCATGAGTACCTGCCATTGGGTGAAGAGGGCGCGGGTAACGGCACCTGGAACCTCAACCGTTATCAGGTTCCGCTGGCTAAGCATGTGGGTGTGTGGAATTTAACCCATACCATATTGCCGCCGTTGTCGGAGTCAGATCCGACCAAAGGCATGGCGGAAGTGGTGATGATCCCTATCGTTC